From Trueperaceae bacterium, the proteins below share one genomic window:
- a CDS encoding TraX family protein — protein MDAASGSRPWSLIDLTSGQQEVLRWIAIATMVVDHVGAILLPAPTAVPLRAVGRVAWPIFAFLLAYNVARRGVDPRRYLVPLLAWCAVAALPHYLAFDRFVVNILGTLFLGAVALLLLSRREELDARSPLLVPVGLAAVLVASALVEYGPPGVGLIVVWWWALRTGEPLALLATVLFVAWQNYPWRVWPAGLAALPLPFVASVLPFGLPRSGRLPWVFYPAHLALLVGIDRLLR, from the coding sequence GTGGACGCCGCGTCGGGCAGCCGACCTTGGTCGCTCATCGACCTCACCTCCGGCCAGCAGGAGGTGCTGCGCTGGATCGCCATCGCCACGATGGTCGTAGACCACGTGGGCGCCATCCTGCTCCCGGCGCCCACGGCCGTGCCCCTGCGGGCCGTCGGCCGCGTCGCCTGGCCGATCTTCGCGTTCCTGCTCGCCTACAACGTGGCGCGCCGGGGCGTGGACCCGCGCCGCTACCTCGTCCCGCTGCTCGCCTGGTGCGCCGTGGCCGCGCTGCCGCACTACCTGGCGTTCGACCGCTTCGTCGTCAACATCCTGGGGACGCTGTTCCTCGGCGCCGTGGCCCTGCTCCTCCTGAGCCGCCGCGAGGAGCTTGACGCCAGGTCGCCGCTGCTGGTGCCCGTCGGCCTGGCGGCGGTGCTCGTCGCCTCGGCTCTCGTCGAGTACGGCCCGCCCGGCGTGGGGCTGATCGTCGTGTGGTGGTGGGCGCTGCGCACGGGCGAGCCCCTGGCGCTGCTGGCGACCGTCCTGTTCGTCGCGTGGCAGAACTACCCGTGGCGGGTCTGGCCGGCGGGCCTGGCGGCGCTGCCGCTGCCGTTCGTCGCCTCCGTGCTGCCGTTCGGCCTGCCGCGCAGCGGGCGCCTGCCCTGGGTCTTCTACCCGGCGCACCTCGCGCTGCTCGTCGGCATCGACAGGCTGCTCCGCTGA
- a CDS encoding copper resistance protein CopC — MRRALGYLAAVLVPLLLGHALAHAHLDSSEPANGAAAADVGSVVLRFTEAVETGFSTFKVLRLEEALAAVGLPAQATAAHDHGEPATAGGHDEHGDPAAAGDEDHGHQAALDPALEAQAQAVAAAVLADAGFATGLVPAVADPPSGAHEELTLVFAQPLEPGTYVVVWRALSVDSHAADGWLVFEVTD, encoded by the coding sequence ATGCGCAGAGCACTCGGCTACCTCGCCGCCGTCCTCGTCCCGCTGCTCCTCGGCCACGCCCTGGCCCACGCCCACCTCGACTCGAGCGAGCCGGCCAACGGCGCCGCCGCCGCGGACGTCGGCTCCGTCGTCCTACGCTTCACCGAGGCCGTGGAGACGGGCTTCTCGACCTTCAAGGTCCTCAGGCTGGAGGAGGCGCTCGCCGCCGTGGGCCTGCCGGCCCAGGCCACCGCGGCGCACGACCACGGCGAACCGGCTACCGCCGGCGGGCACGACGAGCACGGCGACCCGGCGGCCGCCGGCGACGAGGACCACGGGCACCAGGCCGCGCTCGACCCCGCCCTCGAGGCCCAGGCTCAGGCCGTGGCCGCCGCCGTGCTCGCCGACGCCGGGTTCGCCACCGGCCTCGTGCCGGCCGTCGCCGACCCCCCCAGCGGGGCGCACGAGGAGCTGACGCTGGTCTTCGCCCAGCCGCTCGAGCCGGGCACCTACGTCGTGGTGTGGCGGGCCCTCTCCGTGGACTCCCACGCCGCGGACGGCTGGCTCGTCTTCGAGGTCACCGACTGA
- a CDS encoding CopD family protein yields the protein MLILVKTASWAAVAALAGAALGRFWLAPERPRAAGVVVAAALAVPVLGAVELWLTLAQVLSPVDVALWWRYATTTAHGDAVLWRSGAALALASAGLVLPRRWWPLAAGLGVWLCLGFSRVSHASAVGGTGPLLVDLVHLAGAALWAGGVWRVALGSGRPGLPEVERLSRLALWVVVGLAITGPVSALVHASEPAGFFASGYAVALAVKSSLVAVTLVVAAANRFVLLPRARRGLPGMRAALWAESALLLGVLAATGWLSTSAVPHGAVDGVDVIENARRVLEFLRR from the coding sequence TTGCTGATCCTCGTCAAGACTGCTTCGTGGGCGGCCGTGGCGGCGCTCGCGGGCGCGGCGCTGGGCCGCTTCTGGCTGGCGCCGGAGCGTCCTCGCGCGGCGGGCGTGGTCGTGGCGGCGGCGCTCGCCGTGCCCGTCCTCGGCGCCGTCGAGCTGTGGCTGACCCTCGCCCAGGTGCTGAGCCCGGTGGACGTCGCGCTGTGGTGGCGCTACGCGACCACGACGGCCCACGGCGACGCGGTCCTGTGGCGCTCGGGGGCCGCGCTCGCGCTCGCGTCCGCGGGTCTGGTGCTGCCACGTCGCTGGTGGCCGCTCGCCGCCGGCCTCGGAGTGTGGCTGTGCCTCGGCTTCAGCAGGGTGAGCCACGCGTCAGCCGTGGGCGGCACGGGCCCGCTGCTCGTCGACCTCGTCCACCTCGCCGGCGCCGCGCTGTGGGCGGGGGGCGTGTGGCGGGTGGCGCTGGGCTCCGGGCGGCCCGGCCTGCCCGAGGTCGAGCGCCTCTCGCGCCTCGCGCTGTGGGTCGTCGTCGGGCTCGCGATCACGGGCCCGGTGAGCGCGCTCGTCCACGCCTCCGAGCCCGCCGGCTTCTTCGCCTCCGGCTACGCCGTCGCGCTGGCCGTCAAGTCGTCGCTGGTGGCGGTCACGCTCGTCGTGGCGGCGGCGAACCGCTTCGTCCTGCTGCCGCGGGCCCGCCGCGGGCTCCCCGGCATGCGCGCCGCCCTGTGGGCGGAGAGCGCGCTGCTCCTGGGCGTGCTGGCGGCCACGGGCTGGCTGTCGACCTCCGCGGTGCCGCACGGCGCCGTGGACGGTGTGGACGTGATCGAGAACGCCAGGCGGGTGCTCGAGTTCCTGCGGCGCTGA
- a CDS encoding YceH family protein — translation MALTDVEVRVLGALIEKERTTPDGYPLSSQALLTACNQKTSRDPVTDYHLQDVLAAMARLRDRGLAETVQADGDRVPKHRHKAAQALGLDDSEAAVLAVLLLRGPQTPGELRTRTDRYVTFGGLPEVEAVLEGLAGRRPPLVVRLGRAPGQSQDRWGHTLGADPGRLAPRVRRPREGATGDGAVGGGGDRVAGLESRVAALESRLAELEERLAGD, via the coding sequence ATGGCCCTGACCGACGTGGAGGTGCGCGTCCTGGGCGCGCTGATCGAGAAGGAGCGCACGACACCGGACGGCTACCCCCTCTCCAGCCAGGCGCTGCTCACCGCCTGCAACCAGAAGACCAGCCGGGATCCCGTGACCGATTACCACCTGCAGGACGTGCTGGCCGCCATGGCGCGGCTGCGTGACCGCGGCCTGGCCGAGACGGTCCAGGCGGACGGCGACAGGGTGCCGAAGCACAGGCACAAGGCCGCCCAGGCCCTGGGCCTCGACGACAGCGAGGCGGCCGTCCTGGCGGTGCTGCTGCTCCGCGGACCGCAGACCCCGGGCGAGCTGCGCACCCGGACCGACCGCTACGTTACGTTCGGCGGCCTCCCGGAGGTCGAGGCGGTGCTCGAGGGCCTGGCCGGTCGGCGGCCCCCGCTCGTGGTGCGCCTGGGCCGCGCTCCGGGTCAGAGCCAGGACCGCTGGGGTCACACGCTGGGCGCCGACCCCGGCAGGCTCGCGCCCCGCGTGCGCCGGCCCCGCGAGGGCGCGACGGGTGACGGCGCCGTCGGCGGTGGCGGCGACCGCGTCGCCGGTCTGGAGTCGCGGGTCGCGGCGCTGGAGTCGCGCCTGGCGGAGCTGGAGGAGCGCCTGGCCGGCGACTGA
- the msrB gene encoding peptide-methionine (R)-S-oxide reductase MsrB has protein sequence MTDVLRLSEEEWRRRLSPEEYRVLREHGTEPPFEGCFLGTKDPGTYVCAACGNPLFESGVKYESGTGWPSFTRPVSDHAVREYLDRSHGMVRTEVRCARCDSHLGHVFPDGPPPTGLRYCMNSVAMRHVPAGEPIVLVQP, from the coding sequence GTGACCGACGTCTTGAGGCTCAGCGAGGAGGAGTGGCGCAGGCGCCTGTCGCCCGAGGAGTACAGGGTCCTGCGCGAGCACGGCACCGAGCCGCCCTTCGAGGGCTGCTTCCTCGGCACCAAGGACCCGGGCACCTACGTCTGCGCGGCGTGCGGCAACCCGCTCTTCGAGTCGGGCGTGAAGTACGAGTCGGGCACCGGGTGGCCGTCGTTCACGCGGCCCGTCTCCGACCACGCGGTGAGGGAGTACCTCGACAGGTCCCACGGCATGGTGAGGACCGAGGTCCGCTGCGCCAGGTGCGACAGCCACCTCGGCCACGTGTTCCCTGACGGTCCCCCGCCGACGGGCCTGCGCTACTGCATGAACTCCGTGGCGATGCGCCACGTCCCCGCGGGCGAGCCCATCGTGCTGGTCCAGCCTTGA
- a CDS encoding phosphoribosyltransferase family protein, which yields MALFRDRAQAGRELAEELRRYAGRSGLVVLGLPRGGVPVAAEVARALGAPLDVLVVRKLGVPGHEELAMGAVASGGGVVLNDDVVSHLRLPQSVVASVVERELAEVRRRERAYRGERPPLDLRGAVAMIVDDGVATGATVRAAVRAARTAGAAEVVVAVPVGAPDSLARIAEVADDVVCPHRPRELRSVGEWYRDFSQTSDAEVREALSAAG from the coding sequence GTGGCGCTGTTCCGCGACAGGGCGCAGGCGGGCCGCGAGCTGGCCGAGGAGCTGCGGCGGTACGCGGGCCGCAGCGGGCTCGTGGTGCTGGGCCTGCCTCGGGGAGGCGTGCCCGTCGCCGCGGAGGTCGCCCGCGCGCTGGGAGCGCCCCTCGACGTCCTCGTCGTGCGCAAGCTCGGCGTGCCGGGCCACGAGGAGCTGGCCATGGGCGCGGTCGCGAGCGGCGGCGGGGTGGTGCTGAACGACGACGTGGTCTCGCACCTGCGCCTGCCCCAGTCGGTCGTGGCGTCGGTGGTCGAGCGCGAGCTGGCGGAGGTGAGGCGCCGCGAGAGGGCTTACAGGGGCGAGAGGCCGCCGCTCGACCTCCGCGGAGCCGTGGCCATGATCGTCGACGACGGCGTGGCGACGGGCGCCACGGTGCGCGCCGCCGTGCGGGCAGCCCGGACTGCCGGCGCCGCCGAGGTCGTCGTGGCGGTGCCCGTCGGCGCCCCCGACTCGCTGGCCCGCATCGCCGAGGTGGCCGACGACGTGGTGTGCCCTCACCGGCCGCGCGAGCTGCGCAGCGTGGGCGAGTGGTACCGCGACTTCTCGCAGACCAGCGACGCCGAGGTGCGCGAGGCGCTGTCCGCGGCGGGATGA